The DNA segment CTggtgttactattgttactactactactactactactactactactactactactaatcattaatttttttttgcatttttcttcctttttcctccttttcttctacaacaactaccatTTCTATTAACACTACTTCTCTATAACCTTACTActgtttttctaccttttttccccctcttccaacattttttcactttcttctttttctactactactactactactactactactactactactactactactactactactactactacaccactactacaaccactccttctcctcctcctcccactacttCTACAGGAGGCATCTTACCTGAGGACGAAGTTCTTGCCCTTGAAGTCCTTGGCGTAGGTCCCGAGCTGACAGATGGTTCTCTGGATGCACTGCTCGCTCTCAAAGGCGTTCAGGTAGAGGTAGAACACGCGCTCGATCTCGTCATGCAGCTCATCCACAATGGAGGCCTCGCGGGGCTCATCTGACATCGCTCTGCCGTTGGTAAGCGTGAAGGTGAGCGAGGACAGGATCAGAAGAATACCACCGATGATCAGCAGAGGTAGGATCACAGCGGCGAACACATCGAACCCTCCCTCAGCAACCTCAGCGGAACCGTACTCTGACacggggtagtagtagtagtagaggttgcCCTGGGAGCCGCCCTCGTCgtaggaggagggagcaggagCGGCGTAGGAGGAACCACCGCCATGCCCTGAGTGTCCGTGAGCGCCGTCTCTCGCCTGGGCTACGGGGGCTCCTTGGCGCTTCTCCACGGAGGCAGCACACGCAACACCCACGAAAGCCAAAAGTAACACCTTGCACATCATCTGTAAAGAGATAGCAGACACTCAGCATGGCATAAATAGCACTTGCATGAATGGGGACGGCAGAGCTTCATTCATTACCTCATCAAAACCAgtattcttaaccctttcagtaccataccgtgttttcatgttcattttagttactatttggtgattttatagtgtttcagaatcttatgtggggactaaaatagtaaagactctggacattaattttctgacctccatagagccttcctaatgcaaataaaatcctctaatcaTGTCCAAAaatctaggtaaaaatgt comes from the Portunus trituberculatus isolate SZX2019 chromosome 25, ASM1759143v1, whole genome shotgun sequence genome and includes:
- the LOC123508908 gene encoding uncharacterized protein LOC123508908, translating into MMCKVLLLAFVGVACAASVEKRQGAPVAQARDGAHGHSGHGGGSSYAAPAPSSYDEGGSQGNLYYYYYPVSEYGSAEVAEGGFDVFAAVILPLLIIGGILLILSSLTFTLTNGRAMSDEPREASIVDELHDEIERVFYLYLNAFESEQCIQRTICQLGTYAKDFKGKNFVLSLVETLAPEGMKNNVAIFAKAAKSGYDTGKCKQFRCVAPKLLDN